A genomic stretch from uncultured Pseudodesulfovibrio sp. includes:
- a CDS encoding response regulator, translating into MDNLVRIIFVDDEPNVLAGLKRMLRKKHKEWDMHFVESGSGALALMEQYTFDIIVSDIRMPGMDGAELLSRVRNFSPKTIRIALSGQVDMTEVLRSIKAVHQYISKPCEADYLIERLEGAIRSQAILTNQNMLELITKVESLPIIPDVYKKTELELRKKEPSIKVIADYITQDVGLVTKIIKLINSPYFGLPAQVDSIEKAITMLGLDTIRAFVLSTHLFTLYEEKILPLFSLSLLWKHSFRVSNIAHLIAKCENASQAVTTQCRMAGLLHDVGKLVMANSFPEKYTTVLKLVSLPEGIPVHKAEKSVFGTTHAEVGAYLMGLWGMSNEVVHAIGRHHSLNDTDNIVALYLSAADTIDQNFVLLNDRHTPIQFETSLKPMLLNEDKLSLWLAYIKANWPGDSPLAQMPPETIIKMIA; encoded by the coding sequence ATGGATAATCTGGTTCGTATAATTTTCGTAGACGATGAACCCAATGTTCTAGCCGGACTGAAGCGCATGCTCAGGAAAAAACACAAAGAGTGGGATATGCACTTTGTGGAGAGCGGCTCCGGCGCTCTTGCCCTGATGGAACAATACACATTCGACATTATCGTTTCGGATATTCGCATGCCTGGAATGGACGGAGCCGAACTGTTGAGTCGTGTGAGAAATTTTTCACCCAAGACGATCAGAATTGCACTCTCTGGACAAGTAGATATGACCGAGGTCTTGCGAAGCATCAAGGCCGTGCATCAATATATTTCAAAGCCCTGTGAAGCAGACTACCTGATAGAAAGGCTGGAAGGCGCAATACGATCTCAAGCGATACTGACCAATCAGAACATGTTGGAATTGATCACGAAAGTCGAGTCATTACCGATAATTCCCGATGTTTATAAAAAGACTGAACTCGAACTGCGCAAGAAAGAGCCGTCCATAAAAGTCATTGCCGACTACATCACTCAGGATGTTGGACTCGTGACAAAAATCATCAAGCTGATCAATTCACCGTATTTCGGGCTCCCGGCACAAGTGGACTCGATAGAAAAAGCCATCACCATGCTCGGACTCGACACCATACGGGCATTCGTGCTTTCAACGCATCTGTTCACACTGTACGAAGAGAAGATACTTCCGCTCTTCTCTCTCTCCCTGCTGTGGAAGCACAGTTTCAGGGTCTCAAACATCGCACACCTCATAGCAAAATGTGAAAATGCATCTCAAGCGGTCACAACTCAATGCCGCATGGCAGGCCTGCTTCACGATGTTGGCAAACTGGTTATGGCGAATTCATTTCCTGAAAAATATACAACCGTCCTGAAACTGGTATCGCTCCCGGAAGGCATTCCTGTCCACAAAGCCGAAAAAAGTGTTTTCGGCACCACCCACGCCGAGGTCGGCGCGTATCTGATGGGCCTTTGGGGTATGTCCAACGAGGTGGTGCATGCCATAGGGCGTCACCACTCCTTGAATGATACCGACAACATCGTTGCCCTCTATCTGTCGGCAGCCGATACAATTGACCAAAATTTCGTCCTTCTCAACGACCGGCACACGCCCATTCAATTTGAAACAAGCCTGAAACCCATGCTGCTCAATGAGGACAAGCTGTCGCTGTGGTTGGCATATATCAAAGCCAATTGGCCAGGGGACTCGCCTCTCGCTCAAATGCCCCCTGAAACCATCATCAAAATGATCGCATAG